The sequence below is a genomic window from Euwallacea similis isolate ESF13 chromosome 1, ESF131.1, whole genome shotgun sequence.
ATCTGGGAATCGCACAATTGTGCGTTATGGCCATGGTCGATGAAGGTAagtattgattttttgtatttattatacagggtgtccaggAACAACTTCGACAAAATGAAAGGGGTGATTCTActtacaaaattatgaaaaaaagttcctttcAACTTGTATCCGGAAATGCTTTTTAGAGAAGCTACTACTTTTTAAAGATAGCGGCCtaaaaacggatttttttctataaggaaaattttcaaggtaTCTTCGTTCTACCGTTAGAGCGTTACACCGAACTTCCCCATAGACTAAGTGCATATATGCATATTCCCCATTAGTAAATGAAaccattttataaacaaacGTAAAATAGTAGATTGTGAATTAATCCGGTAActgacaattttaataataaacttaaatcttattttcaatttaattaaatcggaACCAAAGGCACATAGAGAACCAAAGACACACAATGACTTATTTGTCAATAGTTATTAATCGTATTAACATTATATCATAATGTTAGTCTTTTGTTCAGAGTGAGTCCAATCCATTTTGAGGTCGTCATCTTTAAATAGCGGTAGCTTCTTTAAAAAGCATTTCCGGGCACAAGTtgataggaactttttttcataattttgtatgtaaaatcacccctttcattttattgaagttgttcctggacaccctgtatataagaAGATGACTAATTTCCTTGTATAGGTACTAGTGAGGAGGAGGCGAGAAGCAAAATCTGGATGGTTGACTCAAAGGGGCTTATCGTGAAAGACCGTCCAGATGGGGGTATATCTGAACATAAAGCGCCTTACGCACAAAAACACGTTCCTATCAAAACTCTTACCGAGGTCGTCAAGACGGTTAAGCCATCGATTTTGGTTGGAGCTGCTGCTATAGCTGGGGCCTTTTCGGAAGAAATTCTTCGGGAAATGCTCAAAAACAACAAGCAGCCTATTATTTTCGCTTTGAGCAATCCCACAAGCAAGGCTGAATGTACTGCTGAACAGGCTTATAACTTTACAAATGTAATCGTGattctcttaaaaaaataaatgtaatttccagtaatatttcttaataGGGAACCTGTGTGTTTGCCAGCGGCAGCCCGTTTGATCCTGTAACTGTAAATGGCAAGAAGCACTGTCCAGGACAAGGCAATAATGCCTATATTTTTCCAGGAGTTGGGTTAGGAGTAATGTGTGCAGGAATCAAAACCATTGGAGAGGATCATTTCCTTATGGCTGCAAAAGTAAGAATTTCCCATTTTGTCTAGAATGTACCTTTAAGCTGCTTTTCTCTCATTAAGGCGCTATCTGAAATGGTAAATGAGCAAGATTTAGAGAAGGGCAGCATCTACCCATCTCTATCCAGGGTCACTGAGTGTTCCGTCAGGATTGCGACGAAACTTGTTGAATACGCCTATAAAAAAGGTTTAACTAATATCCCTAGTAATGCAGTAAATGCATATGTGTTTTTTGTCAGGAAATGCCTCAGTGTTTCCAGAACCTCAAGACAAAGAGGCGTTTGTTCGTGCCCAAATGTACAATACCAACTACGTTCCAGCATTGCCTAGTATATATTCGTATCccaaattgtaattttatcgttaatattttcGGCGATTTGTTGCCCAGGAAGTTGTAAATTACCTGTGCATATAGaagtaacaataaatttcatatgttttacttttaataataaagggGCTGTGCCTGTTCTCTTTTATattatatgaattttcttaaaaattgtgGTTTGATATAAGTTCATAACGTTTTTATGACATTATTTGGAACAATAATTACCCTTAACATATTTTAGATTAAGTggaaaagtgattttaaaattatttttgttggaTAATTGTCGATCTTTAAGATCTAAAGTGAGTGATTATTAAATAGATGttgtttcaaaaacaaacttatAGTAATCTTTTTTACCTAATATTTGAAACGAAATCATTTAGAAAAGCACAGCGTTTATTGAAACGTTAAAGGTCTTTCAGTAGCTGAATGTTCACATTATTGTCATATTCTTAAAGGGTCCTACGCCCTTAACCCATCAGTATACAAGGCATTTTCAAGATCTGATAGCTAATATTAATTAGTTACATAGAAAGTCAATTTTGATAATAGAACAAGGTGTAAATGGAATCTTCTTTTCCTATAATACTTGAAGCTGTAATTATAGGCCATCTAATGATTATGTTTAGctggtacaccctgtatagcacATTTTCTAAACATatagaataaatttaagaGGATACCCtttgaatgaaaataagaaaaaaagttgctaTAAATGTATAGCTGAAATTGCTTTTTCCGAAATACGGGATGTTAACAAAGAACCTTGACACCTTGAAAAAGATTGGATCCATGTTTGTAGTTGATGGTAGTCACTGAACTACTTCTATggattttatagttttaattatttttatttcatttactttttgatTTATGGCAAGTTAGTTGGAAggtttaatgttaaaaaaagtcaattttacTGATATTATTAAGCTCTCAATATTAAAAACCACATGGCAACATTTCAATAAATGAACTTAAAGCGACTAGGACTATAATATTCATTCAAATTCATCATacacaaaatagaaattagaaaatattccaCAATAGCAAAAATTACAGACCCACAATAACTActcatattgaaaaaaaatagtcatAATATGCAGTGATATCACATAATTAATAGATACTTTGCTGGAGATTGCAAAATCTCAATTAAGTCGACTAGAAGACTCTTCCCTTTTCGCAACCATATCGATATCAACCAACTTTTCGTTACGCGCAACTAACCTTCCAAAATTGGTCTTTTGAGGCATATTCCTGCTATCTGAagcctttttatttttcctatcaGATTTAACCGACTTCACAGTGCTTGTGGTGGCAGTTGAACCATCAGAATCCGTGCCATCCTCATTATAACTACTAGACGGGGTGACAGAACGGATGGAAGATCTAGATTTTGATGTTCttctaaaaaacaaatatttttaaatgtatctGCTTAATTTATAATTAGCATTGACTTACCTGGAAGATTTCCGTCTATCTTCACCTTTGCGACCAGCAGGACTCTTTGACCTAAATCTTCGCCTCGAATAACTCTCTGGAGATTTCGTGTCTCTTTCTTTACTAATAGACTTGTTCTTCCTCTGCCGTCGCATACTTTTTACTATAACTCTTTTCTGATGATCCAGCTGTGGAAAGAGGTCTGAACAgcacaattttaaatatttcgtttATTAGACCCAATTTATTTACCGTGCGAAATCTCCAAAGCTTTTTTAGCAGCATTCATTTCAGCCTCCTGAATGCTGTGCCCCATTGCACTCGCCAATCTTTTTGCCCTAAAATATACTGCTACCCTATACACCCTTGTGTTTGTTGGACCTTTGCACTCAATAACTCTGAAATATTGTCATGAAGCTAgtatatttggaaaaatgttttatagtATGTACTTGTAAACTGGTATATCAGGTTCTCCCCCATCCATGGTTCTCAAAGTGAGACAACACTGttgcaattttgattttggGTCGTTCCAGTCTTGATTCATTATAAAATCTTGCAACCTCGGAAATAGGGTGACTTGACAGAAAAGCTCGCAGTATTCCATGCCCTAAAACACTCACATCAAGTATTCGACTTAACCTTCGATGTTTGTTTACCTGGTCGACATACAGAGCCCCAATAAAAGCCTCCAGAAGATCGGCCCTATCCTTCGTTTTAAGCTCCGGTTTCGGATTACTATAAAGAGCATATTGAGCCATTCCCAAATCATCACACACCACTGCTTGAGTTCTGTTGTTTACGAGAGAACTCCTTAATAACTATAAAAGAGCTATATAAGTCTACAGCTTTTTTTAATCCACTTTCCAACTTACAGATAAATGCCCTTCATGATGTTCAGGAAAATATCTATAGAGATATTCAGACGCAATCAATTGCAATACTGTATCCCCCAGGAATTCCAATCTTTGATTGGATCCCATGGTCAAATTAGTGTACCCCACACTTCTGTCGGTGAAAGCCCTGGCCAACAGTCTTATGTGATTGAACTCTACATTGATGCTTTTTTCGAACTCGGTTAGTTTGTGCAGgatatcaaatttttgaatgcAGTGACGGTCACCAGTCGGTTCTTGTTCTTGTAGGGGATGGGGTGGTAAGTTAACCCACACCTAAAAGGGGGGCAGATTCAACACGGATGCATTATTACAACGACATTATTATCAAGAACCAGCTTCTTGAAACTAGAGAGAAGAACTTTCTTGGAGACATTCTGCACGCTTCCCTACTGTTGATTGAACCATTTGCACTTCATTCTGAAGGAACGATCTACTCTCCAGATTCATGTATTTGACACTAGCATATTAGCCATTTACAAAAGGTTGCAATGCCAAATTTTAAGGGCCCTTGCACACCCCTTTCTTGCCCTctcataaaaattcattgattTTGGCATAACTCTTTTGCTACTACTATGAAACTCAACGGATTTCAATGAGGGAAAAGGTTATCGTTGCGGATTAGTTTGAACTATGTGGTGATTTTAACTTATTAAACCTCGGAACTTCTACGCAACTACACAACATCTCCCAATACCCTCCAAACTCACTACTTACATTCAACCCAACTACTCGAATTCCTAAAGGTGGTGTATACATGGCTGGCTTTAATTGAAACGCATGTGTACATTGTTACTATTATCCAATGTTACTCATGCTTTTCGGTGAAAAGCTCATCCATTTCACATCCGCAGCCGATCCATGTTTTTACcgattaattttaactgaataatttctcaaatattACATGTGGCTAATGTTGAAGCAAAACAAAACTGTGAACCAAACAATAACAAGTCAGATTAATAGAACGACCCTTACTTTTAGTAAGTCCGGGTCCTGCTTGAAAAGGGTGTTGGAAAAAACGCGATCTGCAACATCGATACCTCCATCAAGGAACAACGCTCCCATAAGGGCCTCGAAACAGTTGGCCATTGCGTGTTTCAGCTCTAGATCGTGACACAAATCCGAACCGTGTGCATAAAGCATGAATTGATCCAGTTTCAGCACCCTTGCCAGAATAGCCAGGTGTTGGTTCTGAACTATCGCAGCTCTGCAAAGAGTACGTGAAAACCTTTTTAACTATGTTAAACTCAATACCTGTAAGTGGCCAAACCACCTTCCTCCAACTCTGGAAACGAGAAGAATAAATGAATGGACGACAAGAATTCAACCACCGCATCACCCAAAAATTCCAAACGTTCGTTGTGCGTTATGTTTGACTCAGTCTCTTCTTGTTTTCCGAAACGAGACATAATATTAATGAGCGTGtttattcctaaaatttaagAGATTGAAAGATCGGACTATATGAGAGAAGATGTCAAACCCCTTTTCCTTGTATTCATGTAATGGATTCTCCTATCTCCATATTCCGGTTGTCGGATGCCGCAATTAGTTAAAGTGTTACGCGCGTGGTCTGGATTGGTCCCAAAGTTTTCCCTATATGAAGGATGAGTCAAGGCTAGCTGCAGCAAACCtcgatttttgaatttataatcTAATGAGCTTTCCAGGATGTTCAGGGAATTGTGGAATCTCAGATGGCATACTAACACCGGCATTAGCATTGCATGTTGCACAATGTCGCACATGATACCTGAGACAGGGAAAATCTTGTTTACTTCACCAGAATCATTATCGGAACAAGTTAATACCAGTTCTATAAAATCCCTCTGCAGAGACTGCTACAGTTACGTCCCGTTTCATTTGACCCTGCGTCCTCATTTcctgtaatttattttctttcgctTCCAGTTTTCTCTTGTCGTCAAAAGTCGGTTTCGACATGTTAGCAATGAGATGCCGGAATTTGACATACTCTCTCCAAGCCTTCTGATACTCGGGATTACCTGTTCAAGgaagaaattatttgttaaattcgTAGAAACTGTAACATAAAGTGACAGACATTAAAgtctatttattttcaaggtgGACATGTTCCAAACAAACGCACACAGACACAGCAAAACTATTGAACAGGGCTGCACTTAGGCTCTCTTAAAATGTAATGAACAACGATATGTGAgcttattattaaaataattcaataaactGAAGGTTGAAATATATGAGGACAtcaaaaaatcacaaacagaaataaataacaatcaacAATATGTATGTAGGCGAGTACAAAAGCAACGAGAATAACATCGATTGCAATTCTGTAAAACGATTTGTCACCTGCAAGTGCAGACCAATCAACAACTGGCCACGTAGTGGATGAAgcgtttattattgttttgaacGTGTCTTTTTTGACATTAAATAGGCAATAGAGATGACTGGATCTACTGAGGCGACAGTTAACTCTAAAAAATAGTATCCAGTGAACTTTATTCTTGCGAGATGCAATATTTGTCCTTTTTGCCcctataaaacatttttaaggaaaaacttATGGAGCATAGTCCTAAACTAATCATCTGGCTTTTGTATCAATACAATTTCCGGATCGTTAGAAACATGTGTAAAGTgttttatgattgttttttacatagaaaaatCGGTATCTACTCGGGCTCACGTCTAAGGAATTTTTGCAGTTTTCCATGCAATTCTATTGTTACTTCAATGATATACATAAGTATTAACATTTCCTGGTTCATCTATATTTTCAAGTAGTACTTTCAAGAAATATACAGATGTTCCGCCTAAGTactgaagaatttttttccaaaaatactcAAACTAGGCCCGTGATAAACATTTTACAATAAGAAAAATGCTGCGATAAGTTTTAACCACCCTATATTGACTCAAACACACACCTGCATAGCTCAACTGTGGAGGCCTGATTCCAAAGTGCACAATCTCAGGAAACTTAAAATCTCCCTCTTTTTGCAGGTCGATGTTTCGATCGAGCTGATCCACTCTCACTGAGCAAGGCTTCTTTCCTGGGTAGTTAACAATCATCCCCTTCATTTCATCAGCAAAATTTTGCCACTCATACTGGGACATTTTCACCATACTCCCGAGCTCCGTGCGTTGAATTAAAGGCACTGAACTATCCAGCAAATACTTGAGCACTTCTTGCATGCAAAGTATTTCTTTGCCTCCGTCTGGTAATTCACGTACAAATCGTGGTAGGAAGTGGAATTGCGGACAATGCTCGCTGTTCAGTGATGTCACGATATCTAAATCTACCAACTCCAATAGCTCCTTGAAGAGGAATATTGAGAATAAGTCAATTTCGGCTATGGTGAAGTTCTCGGGGAATTTCTCTTCATAGTACAGAATCGTGTATTCGATGTTGAATCTTATGACTTTGCATGGGGGCAAATTGGGGAGGCGGGCGTGGGAAATAATGGAAAACCCCTCGAAAATATACTCGTGCTCGTCGTGTTGAATAATAGTGGGGgctttaataagaaaattggttGGAGGTGAGATTATGATTCTGTAATGAAATAACTTCTCAGCATTATTGGCATAAACTGAGCATCTAGGTATAGGCAATTCCCCTGGGTAAATCCCATGTCGAATCCCAGATTTTCTGGACTTCAAGGAACATCTACACAAAGGACCATCATTCATTTCTCCAGGATCGTTAAACCACATCTCAGGATCTAATCGATCCGGGTGCTGTTGTTTTCTTTGAAGTTCCTCCATACAATAATCCTCCTCATCAGTGAAGCTGTCATTGGAATCTGAGTCTGAGCTGCTGCTCACTTCAGTTTTGTGCTTACACATGCGTGTGCGCGTTTTTCTAGGAGGAGGCTCATACTTTGGTTTCAACATATTCACAGTCGCAGCTCTATTCACCAAAGTGTTATCAAAAGTTTTGCAAAGAGTGATTAGTTTCTCTGTCCCTTTAACCACACCAAATTTTGACTCATCTCGCTGATAATACAGTTCTGCTGGAGTAGACCTCGTCCAAATTTGCTTCTCCAAAGATATtatatcttcattttttttcgcatattCTTCCAGCCGCTCAGTGATTTTTTGTTGGGTGTGGCAATAGTTGTTTCTCCATTGCTTGAGAATcgcatttttttcactttgtAATGCTTCAATTTCGCGATCATTCTGTCTAGAAGGTTTAGATGACCAAGAAGGCCTGTCTCGACTACGACTtctaaaagtgtaaatatggaaaatactctttcataatttttaaataacactaataaaatccacttaccTAGCTTGGTTTCTCCACCTTGGTGGGCTCCTACTTCGGAACTTTTTGCTCAAATCTGAATAACCCTGACCTTCCAGGCTTCTACTTCTTCTACTTCTATCATTCCACCTGCTATTTCTACTCTTACTTCTATGCCTGCTCCTGCTTCGGCTCCTATATCTTCTCGACCAATTGGCCGAATTTACAATGCTACTTGAACTGCTTGATTCATTATAACTAGTAGAAGCTGAAACCTGTAAGACAAAATCTGGCATAATATTGTATTAACTGAATTATTGGCAAAAATTCCTGCAGAAAAACAGAAATCAATATAATAAACTTACATTGAAAGAACCACTAGCATTATCTAATGTTATTGATCCTCTATTATAAGGATTAGGGGTGCCATTTAATTTGTAGTTTTGACTTGCAACTTGATGATCTACTGGAAACTGTCCATAGGTAGAAAGAGTGTGATTATAAAGAGCTGGAGGTGGTACACAGAACTGACTAGATGATATATAtcttaaatagaaattattatgaTACAAACGTTAATCAATTCCcatgaaatttataattataaagtAACACTTCAATACCAGATTTACCCAAAAGCATGTGATACATAAATGCCTGCTCTGTTCTGTTAGAATGAAGATAAATTCAGCGTTACAATAAGAGAATGCATTTTCACTTACTCATACTGATAAATCTGGCCAGAGGTGCCTGTTACAGGAGggccataaatattttcttgctGAGGGTATCCTGCAATTCCTGTGGGAGGTCCCCTGTAATTACTCATGGCCCAAGTGGCATAATTCCACTGACCATATAACACCGCGTTAGATGGAGGGTCAACGGAATTGGGAGAAACAGTATTTTGAGGCCTTGAGAATGAGGATGCAGATGAAGCTAAAGAAGGTGGAGGTGACTGTTGGTTAAAATTCCATCGGTTGCTCATTATTATAGAAGTATTTATAAAGTACCCAAGTGAATACTGCGTAAATTaagagaataaataaaaattctcattGAATATTACTGAGAAATCGatagaaaatcagttttcaCTTCAACAACTCCTCTCTTAAGATCAGACGGAAAACTAACCTCACATTTAGATTGTAAGTTTGGCATAGATATTAAAGATCAAAAATGGCAGACATATTGTTCTTATCCTTGTTTTGCTAAATTCTCTATTGTAAATCGAAAATAGATATATTAGGCGACCATTTTTATGCTTGATTTCGAATACCCCATAAAAACAAACTCGACcttcttttgaaaataaagtaaacCAATAAATCTATACTAAAATAATGGGTGAAACAAATAAGAAAATCATTTACGTGGGTGGTTTAGCCGAAGAAATCGAcgaaaaaatcttaaaagccgcttttattccatttggcGACATTGTCGATATCCAAATACCACTGGATTACGAATCAGAAAAGCACCGAGGATTTGCCTTCATCGAGTTTGAATCCACTGAAGACGCAAATGCAGCTGTAGACAACATGAACGATGCAGAATTATTTGGTCGGACCATTAGAGTCAATCTGGCTAAGCCTCAGAAGATCAAAGAAAGCTCAACAAGACCAGTATGGTCAGATGACACTTGGCTTCAGAAACATGCAGGGGAAACTATAAAAGATAAAATGGTGGAACCAGAAACATTAACAGAAGTTTCCACAGAAGCAGCTACAAGTGAAGTTACCCAGAAAGTTAGAAATCCCCaagtttattttgatataaagaTTGGTAAAACTGAGATTGGAAGGATAACAATAATGTTACGAGCAGATGTAGTGCCCCGGACAGCAGAAAATTTTAGATGTCTCTGTACCCATGAGAAAGGATATGGATATCAAGGTAGTGTGTTTCACAGGATAATTTCTGATTTCATGTGTCAAGGGGGAGATTTTACCAATCACAATGGAACTGGAGGAAAATCAATCTATGGGAGGAAATTTGcagatgaaaattttgagcTGAAGCACACAGGTCCTGGGACCATGTCAATGGCAAATTCAGGCCCAAATACTAATGGatcccaattttttatttgcactGCAAAGACAGATTGGCTAGATGGAAAACATGTGGTTTTTGGACATGTGATTAGTGGGATGGATGTTGTAAAGAGAATGGAGAGGTGTGGAAGTAAAGGAGGGAAACCTTCTGAAAAGGTCATTATTTCTGCTTGTGGAGAAGTGCAGTgaatttatcttaaaataaatggttgcaaagaaaatattaaaaaaaaaaccttttgtttttcatttttattttcaaaatccaatATTAAAGTTCAATTTGGATAAATAAAGTTGAAGTTGAATTAATTTCACAGCAATAAAGGGTGAATTAAAGAGCAAACTCACAGGATACACaactataaaaatgttatttctgCAACTACAAAAACAAGGATTATATTACAATTTATCCATGAAGTGGGGTTGGCCATTTTTCTCTCTTCTTCTTGTGAGAATTTCACATCCTGTATCATTTACTAAAAGGGTTTGTTCAAATTGAGCAGACCACTGTCCATCTTTAGTCACTGCAGTCCATTTATCTGGCCACATTTCATCTTTCCATGACCCTATGGAAATCATTGGTTCTATTGTGAAGCAATGGCCAGGTTTCATAACTCCTATTGCACGGttttctgtaataaaaattgaatattttttataaaactaaatttaacataCTTACTGGCATAATGAGGAACATTGGGAGCAGTATGAAACAATCTATGGATCCCATGGCCACAGTAACTCTTCACCACAGAATATCCATGTGTCTGTGCATGTTTTTGAATAACGTTTCCTATTTCCCTATATTTTTCTCCAGGGCGCACTATTTCTATGCCCTTTTGCAAACACTCATAAGTCACTTTGACTAGATCTTTAACTTTGTTGTTGATGTTTCCAACCAGAAaggtttcatttaaatctcCATGAAACCCTCTGTGATAGACTGTAATATCTACATTGCATATGTCCCCATCTTCCAAAGGGCGAGTATCTGGGATGCCATGACAAATTACTTCATTCACTGAAGTGCAACAAGAGGCAGGAAATTCGTAGTAGTTCAATGGGGAGGGATAACACTCTTTTTCAATACAGGCTTCATGAACGACTCTGTCAATTTCATCAGTGGTTATGCCAACATCACATATTCGAGCAGCTTCATCCAGTACTTCCCTGCCCAATTTACAAGCCACTCTCATGCCTGGAAAGCAGCAAAATTACattcaatcaaatttcttgatgTAGGTAACTTACCTTCTATTTCTTCATCATCCAAGACTTTAATATGAGCTGACCCCTTCACTGCCTGCTCACTTAAAGGGAATCCTTGCGGATGATCTGCATAATCAGGTCTTCCAATCTCTAATGGTACCATTCTTTTTTGGGTTTGCGGGAAAGGCCTCAGTTTTCCTGTGTAATTGTAATAAGGCCATGGACAGTAACTGTCATCTTTCTTTTCATTGCCTTCGCCTTCTATATATGATAAATACAAAAGGGGTGTATTGTGTTAAGATAAAGGAgctcaaatattatttatatagaaTACCTAAGAAATTGAGATATCTAGAAATATAGCTCCACATGGTTTGTTTAGCAGAGAGTTCTTTTAGTGAAGAAAGTTTATGATTCACAATGTTCTATCATACCTACCTAACCTCACTTACTTGCAAGTGCATGAATAACTTTGTGGGTTTTCCAGTTAGACTTGAAACACTCCTGTGAACAGAAATATGATCCTGATATTCCCAGTTTTATACAAGTAGGACACTGCAAATTGGCGCGTTTTCCACAGCCCGAGGTCTCACATTTTCTCTCCGGTGTTTCCA
It includes:
- the LOC136412647 gene encoding methionine aminopeptidase 1 isoform X1 produces the protein METPERKCETSGCGKRANLQCPTCIKLGISGSYFCSQECFKSNWKTHKVIHALAKGEGNEKKDDSYCPWPYYNYTGKLRPFPQTQKRMVPLEIGRPDYADHPQGFPLSEQAVKGSAHIKVLDDEEIEGMRVACKLGREVLDEAARICDVGITTDEIDRVVHEACIEKECYPSPLNYYEFPASCCTSVNEVICHGIPDTRPLEDGDICNVDITVYHRGFHGDLNETFLVGNINNKVKDLVKVTYECLQKGIEIVRPGEKYREIGNVIQKHAQTHGYSVVKSYCGHGIHRLFHTAPNVPHYAKNRAIGVMKPGHCFTIEPMISIGSWKDEMWPDKWTAVTKDGQWSAQFEQTLLVNDTGCEILTRRREKNGQPHFMDKL
- the LOC136412647 gene encoding methionine aminopeptidase 1 isoform X2, which codes for MVPLEIGRPDYADHPQGFPLSEQAVKGSAHIKVLDDEEIEGMRVACKLGREVLDEAARICDVGITTDEIDRVVHEACIEKECYPSPLNYYEFPASCCTSVNEVICHGIPDTRPLEDGDICNVDITVYHRGFHGDLNETFLVGNINNKVKDLVKVTYECLQKGIEIVRPGEKYREIGNVIQKHAQTHGYSVVKSYCGHGIHRLFHTAPNVPHYAKNRAIGVMKPGHCFTIEPMISIGSWKDEMWPDKWTAVTKDGQWSAQFEQTLLVNDTGCEILTRRREKNGQPHFMDKL